In Deinococcus depolymerans, the following are encoded in one genomic region:
- a CDS encoding site-specific DNA-methyltransferase has translation MTRKSTPKTVETINHDDTRKNIPTAEMQSVAEKGNPTPITLKYNRNTDLDPQLMWRGKDQQDLQPLTVQASPLYIQEKIHPRALVNDLIRQTQERTEQMPAFMPDLFSDFNGVPEGAKAEFYQHEQHWSNRMILGDSLQVMASLSEREGLRGKVQCIYFDPPYGIKFNSNFQWSTSSRDVKDGNATHITREPEQVKAFRDTWRDGINSYLSYVRDRLIVGRELLNESGSIFIQIGDENVHRVRCLLDEVFGEENFVSLIAYQKTTGATADNMPGTLDYILWFAKNKEYLKFRPIIRLKKPGEDGATKYKKIIFPDGLRGQAGEYGSSGFERGGMIGKLYTDGDLTSQSMGRDKGEGAASWFNVLFEGKKYTPSLQSRWKTNESGMKRLAAAQRIESAKTTIRYVRHFDDFPATQINNLWRDIGGIQSRSDPKVYVVQTATSAIERCILMTTDPGDIVIDPTCGSGTTAYVAEQWGRRWMTVDTSRVALALARARLMGARYPYYLLADSQEGQVKEAEITHSVVKVSSNRKNIRQGFVYERVPHITLKSITNNAEIDVIWEKWQTELESLRAELVALRAKNMEEWEIPREAADAWEEAAVRLHGRILAAKENQKITNKTAQDLSALNALLKRSYTLENLPQQPADSWPADHAAVLAKWWEKRIARQKEIDSSIAAKADSEFLYDRPYVDSKKVRVAGPFTVESLSPHRMLALDANGDLKDPASEPEVQAIQSFTDMILEQLKTAGVQQVDKAARISFDTLKPWPGKYVHAEGRYEEDEGQQRRAAICIGPEFGTMQRKDIVLAAREAADADFDILIVCAFNFEAHATEFNSLGNMPVLKARMNADLHMGGDLKPTGAGNLFVVFGEPDIEIQDVPGKQIRVKVNGVDVFDPAKGEVRSDDVDGIACWFIDTNYDSESFFVRQAYFLGANDPYGALKTTLKAEIDEQAWETLNSDISQPFDKPQTGHIAVKVINHLGDEVMKVFSVS, from the coding sequence GTGACCCGCAAAAGTACCCCTAAGACTGTCGAGACCATCAACCATGACGACACGCGCAAGAATATTCCCACGGCAGAGATGCAGAGTGTAGCTGAGAAAGGCAATCCTACGCCTATAACCCTGAAATACAACCGCAACACCGACCTTGACCCCCAATTGATGTGGCGTGGCAAAGACCAGCAAGACCTGCAACCACTGACTGTGCAAGCGTCACCCCTGTACATTCAGGAAAAGATTCACCCCCGTGCTCTGGTCAACGATTTGATTAGGCAGACGCAGGAGCGAACGGAACAAATGCCTGCTTTCATGCCGGACCTTTTCAGCGACTTCAACGGCGTACCGGAAGGAGCGAAAGCCGAGTTTTATCAGCATGAACAGCACTGGTCGAATCGCATGATTCTGGGCGACAGTCTGCAAGTTATGGCAAGTCTTTCGGAGCGTGAAGGCCTACGCGGTAAAGTGCAGTGTATCTATTTCGACCCGCCTTATGGAATTAAATTCAATAGTAATTTCCAGTGGTCAACGTCTAGTAGGGATGTGAAAGACGGAAATGCTACTCATATCACGCGTGAACCTGAGCAAGTTAAAGCCTTTCGGGATACTTGGCGTGACGGTATAAACAGCTACTTAAGTTATGTTCGCGATAGATTGATTGTTGGCCGTGAACTCCTTAATGAAAGCGGAAGTATATTCATACAAATAGGCGATGAAAACGTCCATAGAGTTAGATGCTTGCTGGATGAAGTCTTTGGTGAAGAGAACTTTGTTTCCCTAATTGCATATCAAAAAACTACTGGGGCAACGGCAGATAATATGCCTGGAACGCTGGATTATATTTTATGGTTTGCAAAAAACAAAGAATATCTTAAGTTTAGGCCTATAATACGACTTAAAAAGCCGGGAGAAGATGGAGCGACGAAATATAAGAAAATTATATTCCCTGATGGCCTTAGGGGTCAGGCTGGCGAATACGGTTCTTCGGGTTTTGAGCGCGGCGGCATGATTGGAAAACTTTACACGGATGGTGATTTGACTAGCCAAAGTATGGGCCGGGATAAAGGGGAGGGTGCTGCATCTTGGTTCAATGTGCTATTTGAAGGAAAAAAATACACACCTTCTCTTCAATCTAGATGGAAAACTAATGAATCTGGAATGAAACGGCTTGCGGCTGCACAGCGCATCGAGAGCGCAAAAACTACAATCAGATATGTTCGTCATTTTGATGATTTTCCTGCTACACAAATAAACAACCTATGGAGGGATATTGGTGGTATTCAAAGCCGTTCTGACCCAAAAGTCTACGTTGTGCAAACTGCGACAAGTGCCATTGAGCGTTGCATTTTAATGACTACCGACCCCGGCGATATTGTTATTGACCCGACATGTGGTTCTGGTACGACAGCCTATGTTGCTGAACAATGGGGTCGGCGTTGGATGACTGTAGACACTTCTCGCGTAGCTCTGGCGTTGGCTCGTGCGCGTCTAATGGGTGCGCGATACCCTTACTATTTGCTCGCAGATAGTCAAGAAGGTCAGGTGAAGGAAGCCGAAATTACTCATTCGGTGGTCAAGGTTTCCTCAAATCGTAAAAATATTCGGCAGGGATTTGTTTATGAACGAGTTCCGCACATCACACTTAAATCAATTACTAATAACGCTGAAATTGATGTGATTTGGGAGAAATGGCAAACTGAACTTGAATCGCTTAGGGCTGAGCTGGTCGCCTTGCGAGCGAAAAACATGGAAGAGTGGGAAATCCCGCGTGAAGCGGCGGACGCCTGGGAAGAGGCTGCTGTGCGTCTGCATGGGCGAATTTTGGCGGCGAAAGAGAACCAGAAAATCACTAACAAGACCGCGCAAGACTTGTCTGCGCTAAACGCTCTGTTGAAACGCTCCTACACACTGGAAAACCTACCGCAACAGCCTGCGGACTCCTGGCCTGCAGACCATGCTGCTGTACTGGCGAAATGGTGGGAGAAGCGGATTGCCCGGCAGAAGGAAATAGACTCCTCGATAGCGGCGAAAGCGGATTCTGAATTCCTGTATGACCGCCCTTACGTGGACAGCAAGAAAGTGCGTGTGGCTGGTCCGTTTACCGTTGAAAGCCTGTCGCCTCACCGGATGCTGGCGCTGGACGCGAACGGAGACCTGAAAGACCCGGCCAGTGAGCCGGAGGTTCAGGCGATTCAGTCATTCACGGACATGATTCTGGAACAGCTTAAAACGGCTGGTGTGCAACAGGTGGACAAAGCAGCGCGGATTTCGTTCGACACGCTGAAGCCCTGGCCTGGGAAATATGTCCATGCAGAAGGGCGTTACGAGGAAGACGAGGGGCAACAGCGCCGCGCCGCTATTTGCATTGGGCCGGAATTTGGCACCATGCAGCGTAAAGACATCGTGCTGGCCGCACGGGAAGCGGCAGATGCCGACTTCGATATTCTGATTGTCTGTGCCTTCAATTTCGAAGCGCACGCCACAGAATTCAACAGCCTGGGAAATATGCCGGTTCTGAAGGCTCGCATGAATGCTGATTTGCACATGGGCGGTGACCTGAAACCGACAGGAGCAGGAAACCTGTTCGTGGTCTTCGGAGAGCCGGACATTGAGATTCAGGACGTGCCGGGCAAGCAGATTCGCGTGAAGGTGAACGGCGTGGACGTGTTCGACCCCGCGAAAGGTGAAGTGCGGAGTGACGATGTGGACGGTATCGCCTGCTGGTTCATTGACACGAACTACGATTCGGAGAGTTTCTTCGTGCGTCAGGCGTATTTCCTGGGTGCGAATGACCCCTATGGGGCGTTGAAGACGACTCTGAAAGCGGAGATTGACGAGCAGGCGTGGGAGACGCTGAACAGCGATATTAGTCAGCCGTTCGACAAACCCCAGACGGGGCATATTGCGGTGAAGGTCATCAACCACCTGGGCGACGAGGTGATGAAGGTGTTTAGCGTCTCCTGA
- a CDS encoding tyrosine-type recombinase/integrase, whose product MKLETIKQEYEFDCLSRGHSSNTMRAYRTALRQFLEFALTNDTEYADQLTTLVIRSFAAHCMNQLSAAGAHARLRVVKSFLRWATEEGYFPINPMERVKMPKLKQKVLDAVPSQDMKRLLLAASKSATPLKYQALLAVLFDTGVRVSELNNLELRDILPTQCLMVREGKGGKDRVVPISRPTLKLVNRYLRDERPDSPLPFLFLVNEESGYSNVSVYKLLERLCRRAGVKRYGPHAFRRGFAVNYLRNGGDQFTLMRVLGHTNTTMTNRYAVLNTNDVQDVHRRASPMNALR is encoded by the coding sequence ATGAAGCTCGAAACTATCAAGCAGGAGTACGAATTTGACTGTCTCAGTCGCGGCCATTCCAGCAACACCATGCGAGCCTACAGAACGGCATTGCGACAATTTCTCGAATTTGCCCTCACAAACGACACCGAATACGCGGACCAGCTCACCACCTTGGTCATTCGCTCCTTCGCCGCTCACTGCATGAATCAACTGTCCGCTGCAGGAGCTCACGCCCGGTTGCGGGTCGTCAAATCCTTCCTGCGCTGGGCAACGGAAGAGGGTTACTTCCCGATTAATCCTATGGAGCGCGTCAAAATGCCCAAACTCAAGCAGAAAGTCCTAGATGCCGTGCCTAGCCAGGACATGAAACGGCTCCTGCTTGCAGCCTCTAAAAGTGCAACTCCGCTCAAGTATCAGGCGCTTCTGGCAGTCCTGTTCGATACCGGCGTGCGCGTCTCCGAACTCAACAATCTGGAACTGCGTGACATTCTCCCCACCCAATGCCTGATGGTCCGTGAAGGCAAAGGCGGCAAAGACCGAGTGGTGCCGATTTCCCGCCCCACGCTCAAGCTTGTTAATCGTTATCTGCGTGACGAGCGCCCTGACTCTCCCCTGCCCTTCCTGTTTCTCGTGAATGAAGAGTCTGGATATTCGAACGTCTCGGTGTACAAGCTCCTTGAACGCCTGTGCCGCCGCGCTGGGGTCAAGCGTTATGGGCCGCACGCGTTCCGGCGTGGATTCGCGGTGAACTACTTGCGGAATGGTGGTGACCAGTTCACCTTAATGCGGGTGCTCGGGCACACGAATACCACGATGACGAATCGGTACGCTGTCCTGAATACCAATGACGTACAGGACGTTCATCGTCGGGCCAGCCCCATGAATGCACTCCGGTAA